Proteins co-encoded in one Malus domestica chromosome 09, GDT2T_hap1 genomic window:
- the LOC103411659 gene encoding sulfite exporter TauE/SafE family protein 3-like — MDWRKSNWWRLRLIEVVFLLVAVVFVSAQESFQQQSSSQNHGEKVEPNYLIRVSKLPSHHGGVVYKHDWPDMRFGWKIVVGTFIGFLGAAFGSVGGVGGGGFFVPMLTLIIGFDQKSSTAISKCMITGGAAATVLYNLRLRHPTLELPLIDYDLAVLFQPMLVLGISIGVFLNVVLSEWMITILLIIVLLGTSTKSFFKGVETWKKETASKKNSLEASIRLQSKDIASEDIEGRNIHGGTDNGIPEIKETKRKVVSVLCNVYWKQLGVIFAVWIIILGLQIGKNYVAKCSAAYWILDFLQIPVTVGVTSYEAVKVYKGQRVIASRGEAGAKWRVHNLVSYCFFGIIAGLIGGLLGLGGGFIMGPLFLEMGIPPQVASATSTFIMLFSSSMSVVEYYLLKRFPIPYALYFAAVAIGSAIIGQHVVGKVIKAIGRASLIIFILAFTIFVSALTLGGVGIANLVKKIEHKENLGFQRMCTHKS, encoded by the exons ATGGATTGGAGAAAATCAAACTGGTGGAGGCTGAGGTTGATTGAAGTGGTTTTCCTTCTTGTGGCTGTAGTATTTGTCTCGGCACAAGAAAGTTTTCAGCAACAATCTTCAAGTCAGAATCATGGAGAAAAGGTTGAACCTAATTACTTAATCAGAGTGTCCAAATTGCCTTCACATCATGGTGGAGTGGTTTACAAGCATGACTGGCCT GACATgcgatttggatggaaaattgTGGTTGGTACGTTTATTGGATTCCTTGGGGCAGCATTTGGGAGCGTGGGAGGTGTTGGAGGGGGTGGGTTTTTTGTTCCGATGCTCACCCTGATTATCGGCTTTGACCAGAAATCGTCAACAGCAATATCAAAAT GTATGATCACAGGGGGAGCAGCAGCGACTGTCTTGTACAATTTAAGGCTAAGGCATCCCACACTTGAGTTGCCCCTCATTGACTATGATCTCGCAGTTCTGTTCCAACCAATGTTGGTGTTAGGGATCAGCATTGGAGTTTTTTTGAATGTTGTACTTTCCGAATGGATGATCACCATCTTACTAATTATTGTTCTCTTAG GCACATCAACTAAATCGTTCTTCAAGGGTGTTGAGACGTGGAAGAAAGAAACTGCATCGAAAAAG AATTCACTGGAGGCTTCCATACGCTTGCAATCGAAAG ACATTGCCAGTGAAGACATCGAAGGCAGAAATATTCATGGAGGCACTGACAACGGCATACCAGAAATCAAGGAGACTAAAAGAAAAGTG GTTTCTGTTCTTTGTAACGTTTACTGGAAGCAACTTGGAGTTATTTTTGCTGTCTGGATCATAATACTTGGGTTGCAGATTGGCAAG AATTATGTGGCAAAATGTTCAGCGGCATATTGGATATTAGATTTCTTACAG ATTCCTGTGACGGTTGGAGTGACTTCGTATGAGGCAGTTAAAGTGTACAAAGGGCAGAGGGTAATTGCATCCAGGGGAGAAGCAGGTGCAAAATGGAGAGTGCATAATCTTGTTTCTTATTGTTTCTTTGGCATAATAGCCGGATTGATTGGTGGATTGCTTGGTCTCGGTGGAGGTTTTATTATGGGTCCTCTCTTTCTGGAGATGGGAATTCCTCCTCAG GTAGCAAGTGCAACAAGCACCTTCATCATGTTATTCTCGTCATCCATGTCTGTTGTAGAATACTACCTCCTAAAGCGATTTCCAATTCCCTACG CTCTCTATTTCGCTGCTGTGGCTATCGGTTCTGCGATCATAGGGCAACATGTGGTAGGGAAGGTGATTAAGGCAATAGGACGAGCATCCTTGATCATCTTCATTCTTGCTTTCACAATTTTTGTGAGCGCACTGACATTAG GTGGGGTTGGCATAGCAAATTTGGTCAAAAAGATTGAGCACAAGGAGAACTTGGGTTTTCAGAGGATGTGTACTCATAAATCCTAA